The following proteins are encoded in a genomic region of Nicotiana sylvestris chromosome 4, ASM39365v2, whole genome shotgun sequence:
- the LOC104224616 gene encoding kirola-like, whose protein sequence is MGVKGKLIASVEVKCGGHPIHDIFHTNTHHICNISPGKIQKFDIHEGETVKVGSIVNWKYNDDGKDKICKQVIEAVDHEKKSITWKVIGGDLLELYNSFIITSSHDHQWTTWTFVYEKKTEDTPEPLVLLGFVLHVTKDIEGHLLK, encoded by the exons atggGTGTGAAAGGCAAGTTGATTGCCTCAGTAGAGGTGAAGTGTGGAGGACACCCGATTCATGACATTTTTCACACCAATACTCATCATATATGCAACATAAGTCCCGGTAAGATCCAAAAATTTGATATTCATGAAGGTGAAACCGTAAAAGTTGGTTCGATTGTTAACTGGAAATATAATGACG ATGGAAAAGATAAGATCTGTAAGCAAGTGATTGAAGCCGTAGATCATGAGAAGAAATCAATCACTTGGAAAGTAATTGGAGGAGATCTATTAGAGTTGTACAATTCCTTCATTATTACCTCATCCCATGACCACCAATGGACTACATGGACATTTGTGTACGAGAAGAAAACTGAAGACACCCCAGAGCCTCTCGTTCTCTTGGGTTTTGTCCTACATGTGACCAAAGATATAGAGGGTCACCTTCTCAAGTAA
- the LOC138889415 gene encoding uncharacterized protein: MRFSELARHVVWFVSIDRERINSFVDGLIYQLRILITRERVFGASFEEVIDIAREIESVCCQEVKSLQLSLSLSEPLSPNLTANANIRAQQRLVQSPATIPRPGKFIELAKILKKRRVNIACVQETRWAGSRAKDANGYKLWNSGTQKGKNGVDILVDKELREYVVEVRQVNDKLMSIKLVVGQCTVNVVSAYAPHMGLDEEAKRRFWEGLDEIIHQVPPNEKLFIGGDFNGHIGSDAGTKEEPRYWTSLRLLRFVVANSCFPKREGHLVTFQNAVAKTQIDYLLLRRRDRGLCKDCKVIPGEIHVTRHRLLVMDVGIMVKRRKMSGRGRPRIWWGALTKDKDQELEGRLTVMGAWRSSGDANSMWSTTANYIREAVREMLGISMGVTSRHKGEWWWNEVVQGKVEAKKEAYRALGGSIGEGERRACMERYKVARKEAKMAVTKAKTAAYSCM; this comes from the exons atgaggttctcagagttagctcgtcatgttgtttggtttgtttcgatagatagagagaggatcaacAGTTTCGTTGATGGTCTCatttatcagcttcgtattctcataaccagggagagggtgtttgGTGCTAGTTTTGAGGAGGTgatagacattgctcgtgagattgagtcagtttgtTGCCAAGa ggTGAAGTCTttacaactctctctctctctctccgaaCCCCTCTCTCCGAACCTCACTGCCAACGCTAACATAAGAGCTCAACAGCGACTAGTTCAGTCGCCGGCGACCATTCCCCGCCCAG GAAAATTTATAGAGCTGGCGAAGATCCTCAAGAAGAGAAGGgtcaatatagcgtgtgtccaggagacaagGTGGGCAGGGTCGAGAGCGAAGGACGCAAATGGGTATAAACTTTGGAACTCTGGAACCCAgaagggtaagaatggagtggatATATTGGTGGATAAGGAACTTAGAGAGTATGTTGTTGAGGTTAGACAAGTGAATGATAAATTGATGAGTATTAAGTTGGTGGTTGGTCAGTGCACCGTAAACGTCGTTAGTGCTTATGCGCCTCATATGGGTCTCGATGAGGAGGCTAAACGacgcttttgggaggggttggatgagattatCCATCAAGTACCACCTAATGAGAagttattcataggaggggatttcaatggccATATTGGGTCGGACGCAG GAACGAAGGAGGAACCTCGTTACTGGACTTCGCTAAGGCTTTTGCGTTTTGTGGTTGCTAACTCTTGCTTTCCGAAGAGGGAGGGGCATTTGGTTACTTTTCAAAATGCGGTGGCAAAGactcaaattgactatctcctccttagGAGGCGCGACAGAGGCTTGTGCAAGGATTGCAAGGTGATTCCAGGTGAGATACATGTGACGCGacataggctcttggtgatggacgttGGTATTATGGTAAAGAGGAGGAAAATGTCGGGTCGAGGAAGACCGAGAATCTGGTGGGGAGCCTTAACTAAGGACAAAGATCAAGAGTTGGAAGGGCGGTTGACGGTTATGGGAGCTTGGAGGAGCAGTGGTGACGCGAACTCTATGTGGTCAACGACAGCAAACTATATAAGAGAGGCTGTGAGAGAGATGCTAGGGATCTCAATGGGTGTCACCAGCAGGCACAAAGGAGAatggtggtggaatgaagtggtacaaggtaaagtggaagctaAAAAGGAGGCGTACCGGGCATTAGGGGGGAGCATAGGCGAGGGGGAGAGGCGAGCGTGCAtggagaggtataaggtagctaggaaggaagcgAAGATGGCGGTAACGAAGGCTAAGACTGCGGCTTATAGTTGTATGTAA